The genomic DNA tcttttctcttccggGACCCAGACGTTACTTTcttgaggtcagaggtcagtagatcagctgacagattctcatgcTGAGTCGTGATGGTGAGACGTGAGAGGGAGAACCTCAGAGAACCTGCAGTACTTTTTGAAAcacatagttcagtctctcgtATTCAGGATCTAACGATGCAACACAACTCGGTTACCGTCGCTCTTTTTGCCGATGAGAGGTTTGTGTTCGTCAGACTTGGATTTGGGGTCCGGCGTGTTGTCGTTCTGAGGTGCCGGGACGAGAGCATCTacgcaacacaaacagacacacacacagtcattgaGCTGCAAAAACACCAAGTGTCGGAGCAGCGACCTCACAATCCGTAGAGTTACCTTCGCTCTTTTGGTTCATGAGAGGTTGTGTCGGTGTGTTGTCGTTCTGAGCTGCCGGGACGACAAcatctacacaaacacaaacagacacaaaggagAAAATCAAGACGATCAGTATAAAAAGATTTGAAGAATACAAAACCACCGTAGGACTTTTGTCTCCAGTCTCTGTGAAGTTCGGGGGAAACGACCAATTTTCCTCCAAGTCGATTTCAGTGAGGTGCGATCCGGACGCCCCGTCGGACGTGTTCTCCTTCCTGttaggcgggggggggggggggggggggggggggggggggctagctAGATTAACAGTTAACTCTTGACCTATAGTGACAGGTTTATGTATTTTAAGTAATGGTAAGCAGCCAAATTCTTCTCTTGCTCGTCTTTTTGGTTTTCTTGAAATACTTGTAGCACGTATGTTTTTTCTCCGAGCGTCTCCGTGGACCCCCTCCAGGGGGGCGGCTGTTCCCCCCTTGACGTCGGGCCTGTGCGTCAGTGTCGGAGCGGCGACCTCAGAATCCTTATCGGTGAGGTTCATGTTCACCTGATCGACTCATCAGTGGGCAGATAATATCCGCCACACACATATTGTTAGAGACGTTTATGTTTCGTCTCCCAACTCCACCAGTCTTTTGTTACCTGGGACATTGTTGGTTCCAAGTTTCCCAGCGTTTCCTgtaataaacattaaaacattgatCAACAGCTGaatttatcaaaatgtatttttatttaattgacaTTTTACAACGCGTCGCACGAATATTTCGCCAgagtttcaaatatttgaactcgaggGCTAAAGATGCAAATTTCACGTCTTCCGCTGTTCGTGTCTCGTCACGCCAAATATTTGTGTCGCGTTGGGGGTGAACTTTGTCGCTAATATACAGCTCACGGAGTGAATACTGCACCTACCCTTACGTTTTCTGTACCAACGTGCCACAAGAACCCCGAGCAGCAGGACGACCCCCCCCGCTGCAGCgctgacgatgacgatgacgatgacgagtGATTCAGACTCGTCGAGAAGTTTGTGATCTAAAGCACAGAAAACATTCACGTCAGTTTTATATTCGACATCATTTCTATTGGTTATGTTCAACGTACTATGGTGTAGATGTTAAGTGACAGTGACGCTCCAACTTAAAAACTAGAAACTATTAGAAAACGTTTCTTACCCCAAACCTTCTCAACGTTGAAATTGGTTGCTTCATCAACGACCACACACGTGAACGAGGACGAGTCCGTCTTCAAAATCTCCACCCTGTCTCTTCTCTGGAAGGTGTCGTCACCGTTTGGCCGAACGCCGGAGCTCATCACTCCGTCCACTGGCGTGAGAAGACGCCCGTCCCTTCTCATCTGCAGCGTGACCTCCTTCCGGTTGAACCCTGTGGCCAGGCACGTCAGGACCACGTTGTTCTTCCTGTTGCTGTTCTTCGCAAACACGTACACTTCCGGTGGAGCTGGGAAGAGAGGGAACATGTGGTGAGGTCCCGTTTGCAGGGAGGCGCCTACAACATGCTACATCCCACATCCCAATAtaactgtacataaagatggacgacacgacgGTTTCCAAGGAATAATAATTAGGAATCTTCCTTACGAGCTGCTTCCAGCTGCTTTTGTTCATATCCCAAGAACTTCTTCATCCAGTCCAGACACTCCCTCTCCAAGTAGCCTTTGGTGTATTCCTTGAGGGAGGGGACATCGTCCCACTTCCTCTTGGTCTGCTGCGCCGCAGGACACGAGGAGACCCACACAAGGTGGTCGTCGTCAAAGGACAGGAAGTTGTTCCCGTCGTAGCTGTACATGTCCAGGCCTTGGCTGAAACTCACACTGCCGTCGCGATGCATGTCGGCCTTGCAGCCGTGCAGCCACTGGAGCACGTGGACGTCTGTCGGGGGCGGgacagtgaaacaaaatgacTGACTACGCAGACAGGGATTCATTTAAAACCACAGGAGAAGATCAAGTGTCAATAAGCTCCGACGTTATCGGTTCGGCTTTGAGATTCTCCCGACATCACTGACGTCGATAGCAATCTGGTATTCTACAACGAGGAGCCTGTGGCTGCAAAAGCACCGGCATTGCTGAAAATGAGCTGAGCGTGTCAAATTCTTCAGATAAACAAACAGCGCACATTGTTTTTGCAACAAAGTGCGCTATCATCTTCGCccgactccgcctcctcctctctccgtttCTCGTCCTCCAGCGTTAAAACCTTTCATGCAAAGGCAGCGATACACAAACATCTAGCTGTCGGTGGTTTCTAGAGGGCAGTTTGGATCTCGTTCACATTTAAAGAAGTTTTAACAAATAAACGGCTGactattttgttttaaaaaagctgatttttccccctgtctcccTATCATATTCTTGAACAGTGTTGTAATTCTTACAAACACATCAGAATGTACTTTTTATGACATCGAACGTAACCAACCAACAAACTTCCAATACTTTACAATGTTTAAATCATATTCGATAGACGTTCACTCGTAAACACAAAAGGATCCTAACCCGAGTAGCGTGAAGAGCCCGACCGAGATCATCGGTCTCtgaatgtgcatttatgtttgacattttaggttaaataaatgtttttccttaattcaagttctatttatttggttgtatttgaaatttgtatttgtttttttcatgataaagtttatggttaacctaaaatatcaagcctcaattatgtttctttgtcataaaggtttgataacgtcATCTTAGAATCATAAATACAttactaacacacctgaaaacacatgtCACATGACCTTTCACGCACGGGTCAggtggtgtaaacaggaagtagactgTCTTTAGATTGGCTTTAAGCCAATAAGTGATAATAACTTGTTCCCGTCCCTGATTTACCAGATTGGTTCTGTCTCATTCGGTCCATGAGGATCTTCAGGTTGACCTGGAACCACTTCATCTTGCTCTGGCGGGACTGCGTTCCTTTCCGCCAGTAGTCATCTTCATTTTGGTCTTTCATCCATTGCTGTTTGGGAACTTTCTCAGTGTTCACGCTGTCAAAGTAGTCGATGGCCTTGTTGTCCAGCAGCCCAATGGCCGTGAACTGATGGATGCCGGGGGGCGCGACATCCTTGGAGAGAGCCGTGTAGATGTACGTGAGGGAATGTTTCTCTGGAAAACCACatggggagaaggagagaagaaacatttcaacacatgGAAACTCAGACTGAAGGAGCCTTTGGCCCCTCTGGGATTATCTCATCCACAAGTGTTTATTCACAGAGAATAATGATTTCACAAATCTGACACTGTGCCGTAAAGTGTGATAATCTAGTCCGGTTTATAGAAGTCTAAGCACGGTGGTTCTAGATCTGGACCAGGTCCAATGTGGTCTACATGGGGAAAGCAAaacaattaaatgtaaaaaaaaaactaaaaaacaactaattttTACAAACCGATTAAGGTTTCACAAGTTTCACGCTCGAGCCAAAGGTCCCAACAGAATCGATCTGCCACGACAACGTCGTAGAACACGTGAATTCCGCGTTACGGTGTTTTTAGGTCGAGATTACTGCAGTAACGTAAATGTACGCCAGTAGACGCAgcacgcttgaaaaaaaagggcaaacttAATCGGCTGTCGGGCGGAAAACTGAAAATTCGTCCTTCAGCGaacaattgaacggatatttgttttttgggtaacattttaaaatttgcGATGGTCCCGTCTGCAACACTGGGACTGagacttctcctccaaactctgttaaatgacatcgcggatctccatctccataaggaaacattaactatgcataagttaATCACACAACCGCACTTCAAACtcaactgtccctttaatgccaaatattctgcATATGATCtttgttcagtaaaaaaaaaagaaaaagaggaaaagttcaCGGTCGCGTTAATTAAcgtgagaagaggaagaagaagaagaaaaacacgcACGAGAATGTTCCCGAAGCGGGAAAACTCGCGTGACGGAAAGAGACGAGTTCGGTCCGAACGAAGCTTCGGTCCACGCCCCTCCATGACGTCACCTGACAGGTGGGACTCTACCTGAATCTCATCGCCCGCAGCGCAGACGCCATTTTACTGTGACGGAACATTTGTTGGTTTCGTTTCCTGGTTCTCGTCGGTTGTTCTCGTCGGTTGTTCTCGTCGGTTGGTGAACACACGCGACACCGAACACCGACGAACCTCGTGCGTGAAGAATAAATGAAACTCAAAAGACAACTGGTGAAGTTCGACAGACGTCACGTCACCGATGGCGTCGCTTGTTTTCTTACTTTCGCTTTCGACGCGACCGTTGAACTGTGAACTCACCGAGACGAACCGACCCGAGGCTCAGGACGAGGAGCAGCGCGCCGCGCCCGGGGAGCCGCATGTCGGCCGACagaactctcctcctcctcctcctcctcttctccttcttctcctcttcttctcctcctcctcttcttctcctccttgttgTTTCACCCGCTCCGTCTGGTCTCACGTCGCGTCCGTCGACTGATGCCAGTTGTGACTGCGCGCGTCCTGATCCGCCCTGTATGGAAGACCAACACGGACGAAAAGATTTGAGATATATAtcaaataatgattataataatttcatttatat from Scophthalmus maximus strain ysfricsl-2021 chromosome 22, ASM2237912v1, whole genome shotgun sequence includes the following:
- the LOC118291636 gene encoding H-2 class I histocompatibility antigen, L-D alpha chain isoform X2; the encoded protein is MRLPGRGALLLVLSLGSVRLEKHSLTYIYTALSKDVAPPGIHQFTAIGLLDNKAIDYFDSVNTEKVPKQQWMKDQNEDDYWRKGTQSRQSKMKWFQVNLKILMDRMRQNQSDVHVLQWLHGCKADMHRDGSVSFSQGLDMYSYDGNNFLSFDDDHLVWVSSCPAAQQTKRKWDDVPSLKEYTKGYLERECLDWMKKFLGYEQKQLEAAPPPEVYVFAKNSNRKNNVVLTCLATGFNRKEVTLQMRRDGRLLTPVDGVMSSGVRPNGDDTFQRRDRVEILKTDSSSFTCVVVDEATNFNVEKVWDHKLLDESESLVIVIVIVSAAAGGVVLLLGVLVARWYRKRNAGKLGTNNVPDVVVPAAQNDNTPTQPLMNQKSEDALVPAPQNDNTPDPKSKSDEHKPLIGKKSDGSKESLSSSGTDSGVSVDCLQNQTEDVAADEVETN
- the LOC118291636 gene encoding H-2 class I histocompatibility antigen, L-D alpha chain isoform X1, with the translated sequence MRLPGRGALLLVLSLGSVRLEKHSLTYIYTALSKDVAPPGIHQFTAIGLLDNKAIDYFDSVNTEKVPKQQWMKDQNEDDYWRKGTQSRQSKMKWFQVNLKILMDRMRQNQSDVHVLQWLHGCKADMHRDGSVSFSQGLDMYSYDGNNFLSFDDDHLVWVSSCPAAQQTKRKWDDVPSLKEYTKGYLERECLDWMKKFLGYEQKQLEAAPPPEVYVFAKNSNRKNNVVLTCLATGFNRKEVTLQMRRDGRLLTPVDGVMSSGVRPNGDDTFQRRDRVEILKTDSSSFTCVVVDEATNFNVEKVWDHKLLDESESLVIVIVIVSAAAGGVVLLLGVLVARWYRKRKGNAGKLGTNNVPDVVVPAAQNDNTPTQPLMNQKSEDALVPAPQNDNTPDPKSKSDEHKPLIGKKSDGSKESLSSSGTDSGVSVDCLQNQTEDVAADEVETN